Proteins encoded in a region of the Acidobacteriota bacterium genome:
- a CDS encoding PQQ-binding-like beta-propeller repeat protein, translated as MKHFFATFTLLALGLTGSPLGAQDVVIFYGNGVATSPGEAEKSRHDLELKLRERFPSLSDEEFDRLVQVRTSYNQSACWNENQDGGDQGVRFCLRDFLQASRQALNAAGLAVGEATLWQYVLGVLSAPVGVQEILDQLLFVQFAAPDLLEQDLDVHRSTYSSLISGAQTSVLLVAHSQGNLFGNAVYPILEPEERSQFRMVSVASPAPDLLGDSSPIAASTTLREDPIDLVPGNLPWNVTNGLASTPKFEYHDFEHSYLARTETRAKILDDIERQLASLGIIELLSPGTLVALRSGSWDITRIDPGSGSSENWITLPSGSYSGLTFDPDRDLLYTVETGLGELVAVNTTDQSITFVGSLGLDQELLDGIGDLTFGPGNNLFALAEDSSLHTHLLRIDPTTGQASLLGAPSPEGHSSLEYDPETGRMLSSYSYPTLGNALSQFAPFSGSWVGLRPTNAPKLILLADQPGTGVLYGLAVTEGGGQPAWSLGLLDPTVGTYAPLIDGDSAPDIVGLTMARLPPSEQQAPHLAYPPVTTDLCMQTTPALGDDGSLYAAASEICIYDGSRDVGLAAFDPSTGAVLWGPSFPEGCDRYGTQPARFGYVGPSIGANGVLYAVGDWNSCLNGRLVAINSDDGSVKWDHGDCPGGGNTSPHPRQVPALDETRNAVHFGASRLCSTDMESSENLWDVDGAYFIGGKGLVIDNNGSVYMGTQTYTTNRLTAFTSTGALIWDRGAGGANFGPEIQGLANDTLILHHPSQLYSLIGWNRATGQERWRHEGFSRPIVDEAGRIYAGGVGTPEVLALTADGNEEWRVTLPEEFLPPILIDFLDSTGFVYARSGSSLLAIRTEDGALAWSFEADARLDVGAVLDADGRIVLSDSQAMLYVLDTRLDYAQSEWPIALYANRRHTAKQGDILDRP; from the coding sequence ATGAAGCATTTCTTTGCAACCTTCACACTTCTGGCACTGGGCCTTACTGGCTCCCCTTTAGGAGCGCAGGATGTCGTCATCTTTTACGGGAATGGTGTGGCAACAAGCCCTGGGGAAGCAGAAAAGTCTCGACACGATCTCGAGCTGAAACTCCGAGAGCGCTTTCCCAGTTTGTCTGATGAAGAGTTCGATCGATTGGTCCAAGTCAGAACTAGCTACAACCAGTCCGCCTGCTGGAACGAGAACCAGGATGGCGGTGACCAAGGGGTTCGATTCTGCCTCAGAGACTTTCTCCAGGCCTCTCGTCAGGCACTCAATGCAGCTGGCCTGGCTGTCGGAGAGGCCACTCTCTGGCAGTACGTCCTAGGGGTGCTGTCAGCTCCGGTTGGCGTCCAAGAGATACTCGACCAACTCCTCTTTGTGCAATTCGCTGCCCCTGACCTACTCGAGCAGGACCTCGATGTACATCGAAGTACCTATTCTTCCCTGATCTCCGGCGCACAGACTTCGGTACTCCTTGTGGCGCACAGCCAGGGCAATCTCTTTGGTAACGCTGTGTATCCGATTCTCGAGCCAGAGGAGCGCTCGCAGTTTCGGATGGTCTCTGTAGCGAGCCCCGCACCGGATCTCCTGGGCGACAGCTCGCCGATTGCAGCGTCGACCACCTTAAGGGAAGACCCCATCGACTTAGTCCCTGGCAATCTTCCATGGAATGTGACCAATGGTCTGGCCAGCACTCCGAAATTCGAGTACCACGACTTTGAGCACTCTTACCTTGCGAGGACAGAGACACGAGCCAAGATCCTCGATGATATCGAGCGCCAACTAGCAAGCCTTGGAATAATCGAATTATTGTCACCAGGCACTTTGGTAGCGCTGAGAAGTGGTTCCTGGGATATCACGCGTATTGATCCAGGCTCAGGAAGTTCCGAGAACTGGATTACTCTCCCCTCAGGCTCATACTCAGGGCTTACCTTTGATCCTGACAGGGACTTGCTCTACACAGTCGAGACGGGTCTCGGAGAGCTTGTCGCTGTCAACACGACAGATCAGTCCATAACATTTGTAGGCTCACTAGGACTTGATCAAGAGCTACTGGACGGCATTGGCGACCTTACTTTTGGCCCTGGCAATAACCTCTTCGCGCTCGCGGAGGACAGCTCACTTCACACACATCTACTCCGAATTGATCCGACTACAGGCCAGGCTAGCTTGCTCGGCGCGCCAAGTCCTGAAGGGCACAGTTCTCTCGAATACGATCCGGAGACAGGCCGGATGCTCTCCTCCTACTCCTACCCGACGCTTGGCAACGCGCTCTCTCAGTTCGCTCCATTCTCAGGTAGTTGGGTAGGCCTGCGCCCCACGAACGCTCCTAAACTAATTCTTCTAGCTGATCAGCCTGGAACCGGCGTACTCTACGGGCTAGCCGTGACCGAAGGCGGAGGTCAACCAGCTTGGTCACTCGGCTTACTTGACCCCACTGTGGGAACCTATGCCCCTCTCATCGATGGAGACTCCGCTCCGGACATAGTCGGGCTCACAATGGCCCGTCTGCCGCCTTCTGAGCAACAGGCGCCACACCTCGCGTATCCTCCCGTGACGACAGATCTCTGTATGCAAACGACTCCTGCGCTCGGGGACGACGGCAGCCTCTATGCCGCTGCGTCTGAAATATGTATCTATGATGGATCGAGAGATGTAGGACTAGCCGCCTTTGACCCTTCGACTGGTGCGGTGCTCTGGGGGCCGTCCTTTCCGGAAGGTTGTGACCGCTATGGCACGCAGCCGGCTCGCTTTGGTTATGTTGGCCCATCTATCGGAGCCAATGGTGTGCTCTACGCAGTAGGCGACTGGAATAGCTGTCTCAACGGTCGCCTTGTCGCGATCAATTCGGATGACGGCTCTGTAAAGTGGGACCACGGAGACTGCCCTGGAGGAGGCAATACCTCACCCCACCCTCGGCAGGTTCCAGCTCTCGACGAGACGAGAAACGCTGTCCATTTCGGAGCTTCCCGTCTTTGCTCTACAGATATGGAATCAAGCGAGAATCTCTGGGACGTCGACGGAGCATACTTTATCGGCGGCAAAGGCTTGGTCATTGACAATAACGGTTCCGTTTACATGGGGACCCAAACATACACCACTAACAGACTGACCGCATTTACCAGCACTGGAGCACTCATCTGGGATCGCGGAGCTGGAGGTGCCAACTTTGGTCCAGAAATACAGGGACTTGCGAACGACACCCTAATTCTCCACCATCCTTCACAACTCTATTCTCTTATCGGCTGGAACAGGGCCACCGGCCAAGAACGTTGGCGACATGAGGGCTTCTCAAGGCCAATCGTCGATGAAGCCGGACGCATTTATGCTGGCGGGGTCGGCACGCCTGAAGTCCTTGCCCTAACAGCCGACGGAAATGAGGAGTGGCGAGTAACACTGCCTGAGGAGTTCTTACCACCCATTCTTATCGACTTCCTCGACAGCACTGGATTCGTGTATGCCAGAAGCGGCTCCTCACTCCTGGCGATCCGAACCGAGGACGGTGCTCTCGCTTGGAGCTTTGAAGCCGATGCCCGCCTGGATGTAGGAGCTGTTCTTGATGCTGATGGCAGAATTGTCCTATCAGACTCTCAGGCTATGCTCTACGTTCTAGACACGCGGCTCGACTATGCTCAGTCCGAATGGCCGATTGCTCTCTATGCCAATAGACGGCATACGGCAAAGCAAGGCGATATCCTTGATCGCCCCTAG
- a CDS encoding type IV secretion system DNA-binding domain-containing protein — MAAKIYRKATIFSFVDHRGQAQRFTMFQKDRRYHTYLIGKTGVGKTTLLRTLLAQDIARGNGAVLFDPHGDLAEEVVKLVPLWREDDLIYLDPDTRWHFNPLRGISEEHRPLAAAGIVDVFKKSWSEGWGPRLEHVLRNVVFTLLEREGSTFADIPRLLTEKSFREDVVRGVENAQVRRFWQYEFGKYSTGFSAVVSAPVLNKVGAFLTDPRVREILCGEGVGLNLREIIDGRKLLIVNLAKGKLGEGPSSLLGSLLLSHLALAGLERADMPESKRQDCFVYLDEFQSFATLSVATMLSELRKYRLNLILAHQYLGQLSPEIADAVIGNVGTLICFRLGAKDAPLFARELAPKFEAEDLVNLPNYHIYLRLMINGQVSKPFSAVTIGSLEEIPGLEAMLGREAA, encoded by the coding sequence ATGGCAGCGAAAATTTACAGAAAAGCAACAATCTTCTCGTTCGTTGACCACCGTGGACAGGCTCAGCGCTTCACCATGTTCCAGAAGGATCGCCGCTACCACACCTACCTCATCGGCAAGACCGGCGTCGGCAAGACCACCCTTCTCAGGACGCTCCTCGCCCAAGACATCGCCCGTGGCAACGGCGCGGTTCTCTTCGACCCGCATGGTGACCTCGCCGAAGAGGTGGTCAAACTCGTCCCGCTCTGGCGCGAGGACGACCTCATCTACCTCGATCCCGACACCCGCTGGCACTTCAACCCGCTTCGGGGCATCTCCGAGGAGCATCGTCCTCTGGCTGCAGCCGGCATCGTCGATGTGTTCAAGAAGAGCTGGTCAGAAGGCTGGGGACCGCGGCTTGAGCATGTGCTGCGGAATGTCGTCTTCACGCTCCTTGAGCGGGAAGGCTCAACCTTCGCAGATATTCCACGACTCTTGACCGAGAAGAGCTTCCGAGAGGATGTCGTACGAGGTGTGGAGAATGCTCAGGTGCGCCGTTTCTGGCAGTATGAGTTCGGGAAGTACTCGACCGGCTTCAGCGCCGTCGTCTCGGCGCCGGTGCTCAACAAAGTCGGTGCGTTCCTCACGGATCCCCGGGTGCGGGAGATTCTCTGTGGGGAAGGAGTTGGGCTCAACCTCCGCGAGATCATCGACGGGCGGAAGCTCCTCATCGTGAACCTCGCCAAGGGAAAGCTCGGCGAAGGCCCATCCTCGCTCTTGGGGAGCCTGCTGCTGTCCCACCTGGCCCTTGCGGGGCTTGAGCGAGCTGACATGCCCGAGAGCAAGCGACAGGACTGCTTCGTCTATCTGGATGAGTTCCAGAGCTTCGCGACGCTCTCTGTGGCGACCATGCTCTCAGAGCTGCGGAAGTACCGGCTCAACCTCATCCTGGCGCATCAATATCTAGGGCAGCTCTCGCCTGAGATTGCCGATGCCGTGATTGGGAATGTGGGGACGCTGATCTGCTTCCGGCTCGGCGCCAAGGATGCGCCGCTCTTTGCCCGGGAGCTCGCGCCCAAGTTCGAGGCGGAGGATCTGGTGAACCTCCCGAACTACCACATCTACCTGCGCCTGATGATCAACGGGCAGGTGTCCAAGCCCTTCAGCGCGGTGACGATTGGCTCTCTGGAGGAAATCCCAGGGCTTGAGGCGATGCTGGGGAGGGAGGCGGCGTAG
- a CDS encoding type IV secretion system DNA-binding domain-containing protein, with translation MIDELIFGKADHRRANRLFRFLVFDRRYHTYLIGKTGVGKTTLLRTLLAQDIARGNGAVLFDPHGDLAEEVVKLVPLWREDDLIYLDPDTRWHFNPLRGISEEHRPLAAAGIVDVFKKSWSEGWGPRLEHVLRNVVFTLLEREGSTFADIPRLLTEKSFREDVVRGVENAQVRRFWQYEFGKYSTGFSAVVSAPVLNKVGAFLTDPRVREILFSDGEGLHLRKKLNLNKVGCLGAIKDIALLCRMPSIGIESNRPFGLSIVEPRV, from the coding sequence TTGATTGATGAACTTATTTTCGGTAAAGCAGATCACAGGCGGGCCAACCGTCTTTTTCGCTTTCTGGTTTTTGACCGCCGCTACCACACCTACCTCATCGGCAAGACCGGCGTCGGCAAGACCACCCTTCTCAGGACGCTCCTCGCCCAAGACATCGCCCGTGGCAACGGCGCGGTTCTCTTCGACCCGCATGGTGACCTCGCCGAAGAGGTGGTCAAACTCGTCCCGCTCTGGCGCGAGGACGACCTCATCTACCTCGATCCCGACACCCGCTGGCACTTCAACCCGCTTCGGGGCATCTCCGAGGAGCATCGTCCTCTGGCTGCAGCCGGCATCGTCGATGTGTTCAAGAAGAGCTGGTCAGAAGGCTGGGGACCGCGGCTTGAGCATGTGCTGCGGAATGTCGTCTTCACGCTCCTTGAGCGGGAAGGCTCAACCTTCGCAGATATTCCACGACTCTTGACCGAGAAGAGCTTCCGAGAGGATGTCGTACGAGGTGTGGAGAATGCTCAGGTGCGCCGTTTCTGGCAGTATGAGTTCGGGAAGTACTCGACCGGCTTCAGCGCCGTCGTCTCGGCGCCGGTGCTCAACAAAGTCGGTGCGTTCCTCACGGATCCCCGGGTGCGGGAGATTCTCTTTAGCGATGGAGAAGGGCTCCACCTGCGAAAGAAGCTCAACCTCAACAAGGTCGGTTGTCTAGGGGCGATCAAGGATATCGCCTTGCTTTGCCGTATGCCGTCTATTGGCATAGAGAGCAATCGGCCATTCGGACTGAGCATAGTCGAGCCGCGTGTCTAG
- a CDS encoding sodium:solute symporter family protein, which produces MQLNYGDLAVIALYFVGLVIFGLIVRRIGTFSEYAIASKRVPLVLVAASLCATYIGPGYSLGLASQGAGTGFLYLVIFSFFSLQTIVVGIFFASRLHGYDRAKTIGDVIRVHYGKEAKFVTGVISVGLCVGFASVMARAGGAVLSGALGYPLLVGVLLITVVGVLYTTTGGLKAVILTEAVQFALIVISAIFLVSFLLHDPRTDVSQLTIGIQEVPSQLRSMGAIPLIGLALSLFFGEMLIPPYANRALAAESGGASRWGFVGAGMFSVGWFFLMVSVGVLATSVVPSTVSPDGILMAAAQEVLPVGLLGLLVVGFAAIVMSSQESVLNAGAVAFVRDLAPRAISEDDKKAILWSRSITIFMGSAAIVLALIAPTIIDGLLICYAIWAPSVVPALLWALFGLPTSRWSGFLSILSGAVVAGSLQVAGFPSEVSLLWGFAGSLGGCLVGYVLGRVVRK; this is translated from the coding sequence GTGCAACTTAACTACGGAGACCTAGCGGTTATTGCTCTTTACTTTGTCGGTCTGGTGATCTTTGGGCTTATAGTGCGACGAATTGGAACATTCTCTGAGTATGCAATAGCTAGCAAGAGAGTTCCTCTGGTGCTTGTCGCGGCAAGCCTCTGCGCGACATACATTGGCCCTGGTTACTCGTTAGGGCTGGCGAGCCAAGGTGCCGGGACGGGGTTTCTCTATCTGGTGATTTTCTCCTTCTTCTCTCTCCAAACCATCGTGGTTGGGATCTTTTTCGCTAGCAGACTTCACGGTTATGACCGGGCGAAGACCATAGGAGATGTGATCAGAGTTCACTACGGGAAAGAGGCAAAGTTCGTCACAGGGGTAATCTCTGTTGGCCTATGCGTCGGGTTCGCTTCGGTTATGGCTAGAGCTGGCGGGGCGGTGCTCAGTGGAGCCCTCGGCTATCCGCTTCTTGTGGGCGTTCTGCTTATTACTGTTGTTGGCGTTCTGTATACGACCACTGGCGGGCTAAAGGCGGTTATCTTGACAGAGGCTGTTCAGTTCGCACTTATCGTTATAAGCGCCATTTTCCTGGTTTCATTCTTATTGCACGATCCGCGGACAGATGTCTCTCAGTTGACAATCGGGATCCAGGAGGTCCCCTCCCAGCTTCGCTCTATGGGAGCTATCCCATTAATCGGGCTAGCTCTATCACTCTTTTTCGGTGAAATGCTCATACCACCTTACGCAAATCGCGCCCTCGCTGCCGAAAGTGGGGGAGCTTCTCGTTGGGGATTTGTCGGAGCCGGAATGTTCTCTGTGGGCTGGTTTTTCCTGATGGTTTCGGTTGGAGTTCTGGCGACGAGCGTAGTTCCTTCGACAGTTTCTCCGGATGGCATACTCATGGCCGCCGCTCAGGAGGTTCTGCCCGTAGGTCTACTAGGCCTGCTCGTAGTAGGCTTTGCCGCGATCGTGATGTCTAGCCAGGAGTCTGTTCTTAATGCAGGGGCTGTCGCTTTTGTAAGAGACCTAGCTCCTCGGGCTATCTCAGAAGATGACAAAAAGGCCATTCTCTGGAGTCGCTCGATTACAATTTTTATGGGCAGTGCAGCCATCGTGCTTGCTCTGATCGCTCCGACGATAATTGATGGTCTGTTGATCTGTTATGCGATCTGGGCGCCCTCTGTTGTTCCTGCATTGTTATGGGCCCTGTTCGGTCTCCCGACATCGCGTTGGTCAGGATTCCTTTCGATTTTGAGTGGAGCTGTGGTTGCAGGCTCGCTCCAAGTTGCAGGCTTCCCTTCTGAGGTTTCTCTGCTGTGGGGCTTTGCTGGAAGCCTTGGTGGGTGCCTAGTCGGTTATGTGCTGGGACGAGTAGTGCGGAAATGA